The proteins below come from a single Rosa rugosa chromosome 2, drRosRugo1.1, whole genome shotgun sequence genomic window:
- the LOC133728437 gene encoding protein WUSCHEL-like — translation MEPQTQQLMELQTQQPTEDGGSNPAAGSIANTPFRQSSTRWTPTPDQIRILRELYYDKEVRYPTPEHIQEIYLHLKQYGQIEDKNVFFLFQNLKAREKQKKRLNQGVQVPKKSFNEELRVLIPLPSTNKD, via the exons atggaaccacaaacccagcaactaaTGGaactacaaacccagcaaccaaccgaggatggaggaagcaacccAGCAGCCGGGAGTATTGCCAACACGCCTTTCAGGCAGAGTAGTACCCGGTGGACTCCCACtccagatcagataagaatcctcaggGAGCTTTACTATGACAAGGAGGTTAGGTACCCAACTCCAGAGCATATTCAAGAGATCTATCTCCATCTGAAACAGTATGGGCAGATTGAAGACAAGAACGTCTTTTTTTTGTTCCAGAACCTCaaggctcgagagaagcagaagaagaggttAAATCAGGGTGTTCAGGTGCCCAAG AAATCTTTCAATGAGGAGCTTAGAGTATTAATTCCATTGCCAAGCACTAACAAAGATTAG